ATTTCCTTATGTAgcttttacgtttttttttttttttttttttttttttttttaaaaatatttttaacaggGCCGTTCCGAAAACCACTTAATGTGAGAACGCCCCCggtataaatattattattattattttattattattattactgtgtTGGTGTTGGTGTTTCAATGGACGTGACAAGTCTATATACCAACATTCCACAGGGAGAGGGTATCAAAACTATATGCAAAGCATATGTTAGTCACTACAAAGAGAGAGGATATCCACGAAACTTAATAACTCAAACCAAGAGATTATGAATAATCTCTTGCTCAAACTCTCTCTGAAATacactttgaaaacaggaaagaaGCACTCCGACAAAAACTTTCAAGAGAAAAAACCATTTTGCCCTTTGTCACACAGTATCAACCATCAGTTCCCAGCCTTAAAAACATTCTTATAAAACACTAGCAACTGATAGAGAAACAGCCTCTCCTCAGACAGATCTACAAAGAACCTCCAATTATATCATACAAACGAGGAAGGTCTCTGAAAGATATACTCGTAACAGCTAAACTCTGAGATTTAAAGGCTACAACACGTGGGTGGAAAGCGTGAGTCAGGCTTGTCAACCCCTatgatatataaaataaatctgCTCACCTTTGATGCAACAGTTACAAAAAAGACCATAAAATTAACCACTTGAGTGTAATCAGGATTCTGTGACGCAAATACTGTGACAGTGCTTGTCACACCGTAACTGGCGTCACTCGGCGCAAGCAAAGCAACTCGAAGAACGattgtgccattcttttgcagATTGGCTTGAGACGGGTTGACACTCTTGACATAGCTCAGATCATCAGATGCACTAAAATAAATTGTCTGGCTGTCCCCAGAGTTCGTTACATTGATTTCCACTTCCGAACGCTCTGCTGGAAAAACCGTGGTCAAACCAGATCTGCTTACAACGTTTGGAGAAAATTTGACATCACCTAAAGTGAACAACGTTGGTTTCATTCGCTGGAATGGAGCTCCGCTTTTGTCAATCCCTGTCACCTTGAGTCGAAATTTGCCTGCAGTGGGAATAAAGGTTGCGAAATACGAACCCTGGTAAAAGCCTCGTCCTTCGGTGATGCTGAATGTTTCGAGGTCTGTTCCGTTTATGCCTAGGAGTGTTAAACTGATCACTTGTTCAATACCTTTACCAACGAAATCCATCGTAAGCAGCAATGTCTGACCTAATACAACCAAATAAAAACATTAGGACGATTTAGATGATTACGAATCAAAAGTACATATGTTACTTTCGTGTAATTTAAAGAAGCAACTGTTACGCTCCTTTAAATCTTTATACGCATTGCGAACCTACAATTGggcacggaaaaaaaaaaggttaaagaCATCATCAATTTTTATCCTTACCATAACCTCCTAAGAGGCCAGCAAATGCGCTCTCTCCTTTTCAGGCCATGGCAGTCATGTCTCAAAATTGTTTTGAAGGAGTGGGGAGGGGAAATTGCAATATAAGATATTTATTTCATCTTTAAGTAGAAACTAGTCGTACACAAGTCCTTATAATCTTGTTAAATTGCTACACCCTGTTAAGAGGCTATTGAACATGGTGTTAATATGTAAAATGCACATCGATCTATGATAGAACTGAGAAGCGTCGACACCTCAAAAGAGAGTCGATACAATTGCCTGATTAGAGGCTAACCTCCGCGTTCACCCGTCCAATGGTCTAACATTCCTGCGTCATTGTCATATGACGGGGCGAGAGGGCATGatgtccaaaaacaaaaaacccaaataGCTGTCAAAATTACTTTCTGATCCGAAATGTCTGTtaaagcatacgaaacgtcaagttcaaggtttttattttcctttctgATTGATTAATACTCTGAAAACTCTTGATACGTATTTGCCTTGAAAGAAAAAGTGCATTGTTTGTCTTACCTCTTAGAGGATTTCCAACAACTCGCCTTGTGGCTCCCCGTTCCAAGTCCTCTACGTCCAACAGTTGGTAAGTAAAGTCGAGGGGACTGGACCCCGATGCTTGCAGGGTATAGGGACCATTGCACGAAACTAAGATCTTTAGTGAGCCGCTAATTAAGTTAGTTACTTCGTATATGAGAAGTTTATTTGATGAAGACAGGACTTTTTTCAGGAAAGTGggttttcctgaaaaaaaaaaaagaagaagaagcaaaaCACAAAACCAATATACCCGGCATTGTGGCTGCTGTCGAGAGCTATTTGCATTGGTAGAGCCTATTGCAATTGGGGTGGAGTGGGGTGGGAAGGGGGAACTTGTTCTCTTCCGCTCggcattttttgtttgttgaaaaGGCTTGGATGTTTTATCATTTTAGGACTCAGCACTTCCTTTATTCGAGTAATACAAATAACCGCCTTGAAGTTATTGTTGCTTGTTTGCTTAAGGGCTGCCGTTTTTCGAGCAACGGAAAAGGAGTTGGACTCGAGTCCTAAGCGGAGATAAAAACGCGTGAAGATGTGAGCAAACCTGTCACTGATTGCACGCAATCGTAATTGCAAAGACAACTTTTTTGAGCCGCTTTCTTCAGATACCTCATCCGACGTCAGGGTctcattttcatttcaaaataacCTAGCTAGTCCTTGTATGTCTTCGAGTCCTTCCCTGTTTTCAATTTAATAGCCAGTGTTTTGGCTTTTTGATTGGAAACTAAAAATACCTTTTTCACTCTTCAATTCCATGTTTGGCGAGCTAGCAGCTGACAATACGAGAACCAGTCTTTCCAACGTGCTATCAATATCTATGAAATACGTCTTTCCACTAAAGTGCTGACCCCTCCTCTCCTCCACGTTTAATAACTCGACTTCTTTAAGATCAAAGGACGAGTTAGTCGGACTTCCGGGATCAATCAGCTTGACAACATCAGCCACACTTTCTTTGCTGGTTAAAAGAACTTGCCCCCCTGTCTGGGTCGCGAGATCCTGGTACAAAGCTTGACCTTGCAAACTTCTTCTTGTTCGCTGATTGCCTTCGAGAACCGCTGTCTGATGAGCATGACGCTTCTTACGTCTTGCACACTTACCAGTTAACCGGAAAAGGAGCTTGACTTTCTTTTCCTTCGCCAGGGACGAGACTTCGTTTTTACGGTGTTCGTCTTTGGAGTCGGCATCGGAAAAGAAGACGATGACAGACTCAGGAAGGCATCGGAGCAAGGCCTGGTAAAGACCAGCCATTCCTAGCTCAGGGCAGTCTCCACCTCCATTTGCTGCTAAGTTGTTAACTGCGTCAATTACTTCTTGAGCATCATTCGTCACTGTTACTGGACCCACCTCTGTAACGTACCCAAGGAAAGTTATTAAAAGAATACACTATACCTTGCTCTTAGGCCCAGTCATTTTAAGCCGGCGGTGGCAGCTATGACCAGCCATGGACAACTGTTTCGCCCTGATCAGCAATGCATAACCCAGTGGACTGGAGGCACTTCGAAGGCTGTGCATAATTTAACTGTgtttttcctttgctttgaTAATTACAGTGAATGAAACAATGGCAGTGCAGTCTGTAAATTAATGTGGGGGCTAGtttgtatgggtaatcaaatggtgacgagtgaaacgATTATGGAATAATTTCACGCACGTTTTGTCTAAAAtaatttgattagctattaatatcattgGTGACAAATTGAGTTCATAAGATGCCATTTTGGCATCTTAcgaaaaagttgccatggcaacattgtaatttcacatgtgaatgATAAATTAACACCGAAATTtagcgccaaaattaaggagtgaTTTGTCATCCATGTTATTACTTGGGAAACTGTGGTGTTACATTGCTGGAACGTGAGACAGGAAAACGAATCAAACGAGTTGTGAGCTGACTATTTGGAGGGTTATCTCCTCGACAGAATGAACGACATTTTCCTGTAAATTAATGTGGCAACATAAAGCTTTTGTGAtgcaagagaaaagaaaaaccacTCACCTGGATCGCTAAACGGCACGAGAATGTAGGTAAAGGAGATTCCCTTCTCTTTTAACGTGTCTTTTACGAAATTGATGGATATTCTCTTCACTTCATTGATTTCATCTAATACAGTTcagaaacaaacaagaaaagacaaaaatgcACTAAAAACTCTATAGTAAATACGAAAATACGGAAAAGCTAAAAATAAGGCAGTTGCATTCCATACAGTTTATTTTGTTCCCTTCCTTTTCTTGTCAAGTTCATTAGTCGTTTTATTTCAGGCATGACTGTTTCCATTGCAATTTCTCATCAAAAATAGGCGACGCCGAAAGGGGTCACCAAGAAGTATATTCAGAACCCCACCGTACACCCGAGAGAACAATGGAAATGCCGCGGGATAACATTAACAACagaattttcttaaaaaaagaagaagcatcATTTACGGTGGGTATATGGGCAGCGCACTCGTGTTATTCCTTGGGATAACGGGATCTTCCACGAACAAGAAAATTATGATGTTGGAAAACGTGTATATACCCTCATCTCAACCAGCTTCTCAAAAGATAGGATTTGGGATAAATGTGTGATAGCATAGACTTCGAGCGGGTCCTATGGACTGGTGTGGAAGGGGAGAGAAAAGGGGTTTGCTTCAAGTCTAATATAACATGTCTTATATGTTGTTGGAAGAAGAGTTTCCTTTTGGAGTCATTTGACAACTTTAATAGATCAGTTATAGAGCATCCGAGCTGGTAATCGGAAGGTTGTAGGActggttcgagtcctgcgaatTTTTTTTCGCAGAAGTATCCCGAGTCGCCCCTCGACATTAAGATACATTTCTTGTCCTTAACTATGGTTGATTAAATAGTAGTCAGTAAGCGTTAACACTAAAAATGGAAACATGAACACTCGcgtatagaaaaaaaaaggaaaagatcaaCCACACATAATAAGATGCACCTGGAGCCAATGACTAGGAGCCTCCCAatgcattatatccttgagtcaacctttgcgcgtatctttctatttttagaactaatccttcagcaggggactcacatttacaacaatttacatcaatttgcacaatttgcatacattgttttttctatttttgtttttattccacaataactttattctgattggccattctaaacagtgtgtacagagccgaagaactcgtggcgttctaaaaatagaaagataccagcaaaggttgactcatagggcttgtatgggagaggcaagtcCTATTCATGCGCTCCTGGATGCACTAAGGAGTGTTTTTTTGTAAACATGTGATCTTTTCTTTGAAATCGCGGCAACGTCTGGTCCGAATTACTTAAACAAACCTGTATAGGAGGTTTTCaggtgacgtcatcgccgccatgttggtgaacgaaaacaaaagatctctcattagcttcgtTTGTTCGTCACCCGGacgtcgtacatttctctattgttattggtgtctctagaggttggttgaaaacgtcctattcaTTGCGATTGAAAGTTAGACTTTCTTAGACTAGATTGAGGGACTAAAACTCACCACTCATGCTTCCTGATACATCTATGACAAGCGCCAAGCTTCTCGCTGAGTTCATGTTTAAGAATTTAGCAAAAATAACATCTCCGACTGCTTCTCGAATGCCAGTCACGAACAAACTTGAGGCCTCGATTGCGAGATCAGCAGCGATGTTATGAAGGCTACAGAGAAAAGAGGAACAGTGATTTTTAATATGGTCTCGCAGAGAAGAAGAGAAGGGGAGAAGGGGAAGCTTCCAGCTTTCAGCGGAAGCTTCCCTTTCTTCCATTTAGATACAATCACATGTTATTACCATAAAAAACAGCTATACACCGAGATTTATCCATTGACCTTATCCCAATCAGCGGgagaaaacagttttttttaaaaaccaaattttgcaGTGAAgcaaacaatagaccaaatcgcctaactcgatgttgtactcaattcaaatcctttgggaataaaacgttttgttccaggtatttccacatcatttaaatgtgaatgctataatttgatgcaaataaaatgcacaaagaatcataaccccgggagatttgaattgggtacaacatttggtctattctttattttcccgcaaaacatGGTTTTAAATAAcactgacgctgatggggacaaacttGATACTAGATTCTTaattactcttgggtaatggactcttaTTTATACCTTATGCCTGGTCAACAGGTAAAACGACTATCTAGGCCGGTATGCTTTGATAAGAAAAGAATTACAAGTCCTTGATATACTCACCCACCCACTCcgcacaaaggaaaaaaacttaaGCCATCACGCATCACGTACATGTAAACGAGGCTCAACTGCAGTAACCAGAAATCCATTGAATGAATTAGCGTATACTGTATCAAGCATTCTTTTTCGTCAATTAGATGTCTTAGATCGCACATCAACTTTTTCAGTAAATTTATTCGAGTGAGGCGTAACTTATAATTCATGACCAAAGCTACAGTTGAGTTTGGGTAGGCGATCGGTTGCGCTGCTTGCGGAAGAACGTATTGAAAAGTAGCTTTAACAGTAAGTGTACTGGCCTGCACCATTTTATGCTTAACTAAATGCCCAAGGAATTCTAGCATTTTTAGTAATTGCTTTGAAATAAGACGAAAATTTACGACCATTCCAGTATACAATTACACGTTTTCGATAACGGTAGGAGACTGGAAAAGAGAGCTGTTTGAACTAGAAGGACCATGCGACCAGAAAATGGTCTTACGGCTACCAATTTGAAATGTCTGTCCGTCTAGTTTCACAAATCATGTCAAAGAAACTTGACCTATCACGGAAATCTACAGGGTAAATCACGCGTCACGCGTTTGTGAAATAATAGATTACGCATCACGCTGCTATGTCCAATCACGAATCCCGCACCTAAGGGATCACGCTAAAAATTTCGGGGCTATCACACTCGTGGCCACCCTCTGGGAACAGTAGGAACAGCGACCAGCTGTGAGCATTATTCCTTTTGAGAAAGGTCAGATTTTTAGCTATGTTTCCAGCCGACGGACAAGCAGCCAGTTTTCCCTTTCAAGAGTCGGTATGCGTCGAGTCATCCTGTTTGTCATTTTGTCTAAGAAGGAAAATGATGTACAGGGCCAAAGTCTGTATTTCGTCCCATTGACACGTCTTCCTTGGTTGATCGAGTATTCTGATTTGTACACTATTTGGCCTTTTACACCAGAAAGTCTGAAATATCAAACGGGTGGATTTTTTCTGTGTTCAGTGAAGAAAACACATGACAGAGTCTATTATAAATGTCGTTTAGCAAGGTTCTAAGGGAGTTTGTCGCTAATATTGCCGCGATCTGATTGTTTTCTTCCGGTTTCCAAGTTTTGAGGCAGTTTGATTAAGCCAACGTAGATCCGCCTCAGCGAAacggttttgtttttgtcacgTTTGGGTTATATTGAAATTCTGATGTTTTGTAATTCAAAACACGTTCGAGAAATGGTCGTTACCTTTTAACTATAGGCCTAACCTTTCCCTCTTTATCTCACACCCGAGTAACGTCAGTTGATATTTTTCATCTTCGCGTGCATTACATATTAGTTAAAAGTTCGGAAAGGTGTGCGATAAAATTTAAAAGCTGACAATCCTttgtttcttccttttcttACTTTGCATGTGGTGACTCGATATAAGATGCAGAATCTTTGTTGATTCCGCCTACAGCTGGTTCCAACCGACTTTCATCCAATTTTCCTCCATGACTACATTTTCCAACATTCTTTGGCTTTTCAATATCCTGCCCTGAGCGATAGCCACTTGTTAGTTTGAAGGTATCCAAGTTGTTCTTGCACAAGCCCAATTCCAAACTGCAGCTCTTGCACGTCGCCTCCATTGGCCCGGCGATGAACTTCGACGGGATTTCACTTCCGGGTTGAACTAAAACGTCGTAAACCTCCCTGTGACCGAGTTCTATCCAGTTGGAATGACTGTAAAAATCTTGTAATGTGTGTAGAGCAATGCCGGCAAGGTTCCGAGCGTGCTGCAGTTTTTCACCATTCAGGAGAGATGTTATAAGCTCTTGGCGCAACTTGATGATGCGTTCAGAGCCCTCTTTGAATTGTTCAGCATCGAAATGCGCAGAAGCTGACTTGTTCAATGGAAAAGAATCCACCTCCACATTGGCGCTCTGAATTTCGTTTAAGGCAGCAAGGAACTTCATCTGGGGCGAAATGGTCTCAATCATGGCCTGCAAAGCTTTTGGAGGATCAGACATTTGGATTTGTCCAAGAGAACCCACCATTTGTTCGTCCTTCAAATATTGTGGATTGGCCAGTAAAAACTGCAATAGCGGTTTAAAAAATCCTTGCTTTGTTATTACCGCATGATCAAGCGATGATGAATTTTCCACAGTTAAGTAACTACGAGGGAGAAAGGCCTTGACAGTGATAATGAATTGGACCACTAACACTAAAAGTAGAGGATAATTCAGAGTTGCCATGATTTTCTTTGAAAGATCTTGCCCGACACGCAGACGAAGAGTTTTTGTCGAAAATCCAGTGAGTCAATCACATTTATTTATCAGAAGCTAGGGATGGGTGTAGCCTCACTTTCAAGATCTTTCATATGCTTGCTTCAGCTAATCCAACAAGCAGAACGGATACTCTTCCGGGATAGCTAAAGGAGTTTTCGCTCTACTCGACAACGAAAAACTTAGCGTAGCAGGAACTTTTTAAGTAGTTGAGATCCGTTGTCGCTTAATTGTCTCGCATTTCTGTTAAATATCACCGAGCCGTAAGTAAAAGCAACAAGCCACAAAGGAAAGCTATATGTATGACAGAAAAAGACCAGGACGCATACGATTAGCCCCAATTAATGACTCAATGAGATAACGTAGGGTGTAAGAAGGGTTGGTATTGGAGCAAGCGATATCCCTGCAATAAGAAATATAAGGAGAACTATGAAGAAGTCGTGGATACATTGCTTACAAAATGGGAGTTCTGTTGCGATCAGTTGTTTTCTGATCTTGTTAGGAAATAATGActgaattcgtgtttgatttttattttaaaagaatgCGTTATCATTGACAGGATACACCaggtcattttcaaatatctgaaggGTCTTCAACCATGTAAACAGCTACGAATACCTTAGTTTGCGATAAGTAAAAACAAGAATTCTTTCCAAAACGTTCAACCtttcacgaaatctggaacGGATCATGCTGTATTTAGTTGATGCAAAAGAGCCAGGTGAAAATAATTGCCAACCGGCGATTTCGGCTCCTTTAAACTTTCTATGAGGTTGTTAAAAGCTTATGAAGTAACAGAGGATAACCATTTAACTAGGAAAGAataaattgacctctttagctagTCTAGTCTTACAGCCTTTAGCTAATCTAGTGATAGTCGTAGATTGGAGAGAGCACAAGAAAGAGGCATAAGTGCTGTATACGAAGACAAACACTTCACCTATGAACGTTTGCTGTAGAAAGTTACCTTAACGCTACTAAATAGACGTTTACAAGATATATGCATTTTGGTGTAAAAAGTCAAACACAACCTAAGTTCTTTGAACATCTGTAACGTCTTTCAGGAACATAACTCTTCCTATAATTTAAGACAGTCCGACTCAGTTTCAATTTCCAGGTATAACAACGTAACTTATGGCAAACATTCCTTGCGCCATTTAGGACCCAAATTGTGGAACAAACTGACAACTGCAGACAGATCAGTCACATCGTTAGCTAGTTTTAAAAATCGTGTATGTAAACATGACCTCAGCTTTTTGTTATATGATAGATACAGGAGCTTTGCTCTTCGTAATTCTTAATTGATTTCTTAATTCTTATTTTAtagtttatgcatgtatgtatatATGACTTAATTTTTGAATTTAGTGGAtagtatttttttgtaaataatattatcTGTAGTAaagcttcttcttcttgtttttctactactactactactactactactactactactactactactactactactactactactactactactactactactactactattttAAATAGGCTTGTATGTCAGTTAAACCTCTAGTAATGTACATTTTGAAGTATTTGTGAAACTAAttgtaagaacattttaagaacgcTTTTTGAGTGATTTCTTACTAAGCACCCCTTAAATAAGAACATGATCAGCCTGAAACCTGAATGCGAATGTTTACTGTATTGAATATAACCAACCgaatgatgaaataataatataacaaaaCAAAGAGCAGTATTAACTATGGGAGTaatagccaaaacgcggggccgggaccggggtcggggtgtcctttttttacaattttttttttttttcaattttttgtcgTTGTTCTCCTGTAGTGTTACTTTCGAATATttggcatctttccttcatttatggtggaaattattCAAACAATTAAGGAACACCCGGAAGCTCTTAtcttgtttttcgaaattaagtctcattttcttgttttcgcaaaattgttgtcaatgttgttgtgttaTCATAagattggattcgatcccttgacgtccTAAGAGAATTGCTAGCAAGTTCCTGTGCGAGTCTGAGTTTACTGCAAACCGTTTGTAGCAAAGTCAGGcgacaacattgaaaacaaggcaaacaaacaagcaaattagaacgttgcgtgactgtGTGAGGACCATCTTGGAACTGTtattctgttgttgttttttttccgaaGTGAACATTACAATGCaatttaaacatgtttttaagtgTGGAGCTCATCGAGTCTTCAGTGTTAGCGTAtattccataaactccaattacggaaattctcttcaatttcgaaaaacaaactccgagtTTTACGAATTTTCGGAAAGACGAACtcagatgctcgcaaaaaccaacttcgattttaaaacatAGAAAAACGAAGTCCCGTAGGTtccttatttttaaaaaatgttttttccaccataaatgaaggacagatgccggtTATTCTCAAATTAACAGTACCGGAGAAttgaacaacaaaaattgaaacaaaaaaatttcgaaaaggaaagacaccccgaccccggccccggccccggccccggccccgcacTTTGGCAACTACCCTTCCACTGAGCAATGGCTCGGTAACACATGCTGATTGCGACGAGTATCAATCCCGTCGAAACGAAGAAAAGTCCAAGATTTATTTCAACGTATTGCGTTGCTGCATTACTTCGGAAAGTGAAACGTCGGAAAATCGATATTGATCGATGCCATATCGATTTCAATTCAAATGAGTGAGTGACAATTAGCAATCTTGAAAAAATCGATATTCAAGGTCGTTGACTTATAGATTAGTTTACATCTGAttgagtgacaaatttgcatattctgaccTCTAGCTAGCGATAGTcctttattctctattttcgaatttcccataatacactttgtttgcaccccaaattttgcataaaccattgttttcaaatgctcttgggaataagc
Above is a window of Montipora capricornis isolate CH-2021 chromosome 6, ASM3666992v2, whole genome shotgun sequence DNA encoding:
- the LOC138051042 gene encoding von Willebrand factor A domain-containing protein 7-like, whose amino-acid sequence is MATLNYPLLLVLVVQFIITVKAFLPRSYLTVENSSSLDHAVITKQGFFKPLLQFLLANPQYLKDEQMVGSLGQIQMSDPPKALQAMIETISPQMKFLAALNEIQSANVEVDSFPLNKSASAHFDAEQFKEGSERIIKLRQELITSLLNGEKLQHARNLAGIALHTLQDFYSHSNWIELGHREVYDVLVQPGSEIPSKFIAGPMEATCKSCSLELGLCKNNLDTFKLTSGYRSGQDIEKPKNVGKCSHGGKLDESRLEPAVGGINKDSASYIESPHANLHNIAADLAIEASSLFVTGIREAVGDVIFAKFLNMNSARSLALVIDVSGSMSDEINEVKRISINFVKDTLKEKGISFTYILVPFSDPEVGPVTVTNDAQEVIDAVNNLAANGGGDCPELGMAGLYQALLRCLPESVIVFFSDADSKDEHRKNEVSSLAKEKKVKLLFRLTGKCARRKKRHAHQTAVLEGNQRTRRSLQGQALYQDLATQTGGQVLLTSKESVADVVKLIDPGSPTNSSFDLKEVELLNVEERRGQHFSGKTYFIDIDSTLERLVLVLSAASSPNMELKSEKGKPTFLKKVLSSSNKLLIYEVTNLISGSLKILVSCNGPYTLQASGSSPLDFTYQLLDVEDLERGATRRVVGNPLRGQTLLLTMDFVGKGIEQVISLTLLGINGTDLETFSITEGRGFYQGSYFATFIPTAGKFRLKVTGIDKSGAPFQRMKPTLFTLGDVKFSPNVVSRSGLTTVFPAERSEVEINVTNSGDSQTIYFSASDDLSYVKSVNPSQANLQKNGTIVLRVALLAPSDASYGVTSTVTVFASQNPDYTQVVNFMVFFVTVASKKLDVSPPKCSVMTQSGTCASVFGRQECVSATWHARVNFSDSGEGLLSITTRDNVEGSLKVDEFRQGAVETSVQATFTSNCCNPRVVFVGIDLVGNAGTCAVSLVPDIVLLRAKPNSTTVSLLPGETSKLPFTLDNFGSKGSFSFQVTKTPELISYVIPFSPALESNASVAGRVIIKSVGETDEVKNLTVTAVSQSENVNKKIVILFHILVFVSSGRVTQPTIQSRDHTTLASVRQTTTAIKYVRLVATVPSRQVYIMPGKTAEVNFTLRNLASAEVFSFKGMDVLGCFHAMWESVQLSLNCFDPHKGSHRCWNEFQTSRE